One window of Methanogenium organophilum genomic DNA carries:
- a CDS encoding protein translocase SEC61 complex subunit gamma: MADLKTVNEEIFKKYWRVLKLARTPTREEFNKIAIVAAMGILIIGLIGFIVYELMAFATL; encoded by the coding sequence ATGGCTGATTTAAAGACCGTAAATGAAGAAATATTCAAGAAATACTGGCGTGTCCTGAAACTTGCACGGACACCCACCCGTGAAGAATTTAATAAAATCGCAATCGTTGCCGCAATGGGTATCCTGATCATCGGACTGATCGGGTTTATCGTATATGAGCTAATGGCATTTGCCACCCTGTGA